The following are encoded together in the Deltaproteobacteria bacterium genome:
- a CDS encoding peptidoglycan DD-metalloendopeptidase family protein, translating to MRQKALQFTVCCLLISVSFAAEPSKTKSEVVKKEKQLESLKRKIVEKKKGLEYNVKKEHTILEGLERLDKALSKKEEDMANIENSLMRLKEKTQDVDVHIIELARDKERLSGLMMQRLAAMYKMKKGGIVESLFSSNPVNDIGRRYKYISKIVEYDTDLLKEYKENQLLLQTEKERLNEFEKEMLSLKDEIKHKKSGVEEEKDKKRTLLKDIRKKKDLQFAAIREMEDASKELQSFLERFKNDITGDAANSHGVGFAAMQGRLPMPVNGKIVSMYGKVEHPKFHTITFNNGIEIEARLGTEVRSVYKGRVAYSGWFRGYGKVVIIDHGNGYYTLFARLSKIVRDVDSIVEKGDVIALVGDTGLVKEPHLYFEVRQKGMPLDPLNWLAYNTKQK from the coding sequence ATGAGGCAGAAGGCTTTACAGTTTACAGTTTGTTGCTTACTGATCAGTGTCTCGTTTGCCGCTGAACCATCTAAAACCAAAAGCGAGGTTGTGAAGAAGGAAAAGCAACTGGAATCCCTGAAAAGAAAGATTGTAGAAAAAAAGAAGGGTTTAGAGTATAATGTCAAAAAAGAACATACTATCCTTGAGGGATTAGAAAGGCTCGACAAGGCCTTGTCTAAAAAAGAGGAAGACATGGCAAATATAGAAAACAGCCTTATGCGGTTAAAAGAGAAAACTCAAGATGTGGATGTCCATATCATTGAATTGGCGCGGGATAAAGAAAGACTCTCCGGGCTTATGATGCAAAGGCTGGCCGCTATGTATAAGATGAAAAAGGGGGGTATAGTAGAGTCTCTTTTTTCATCCAATCCTGTTAATGATATTGGCAGAAGATATAAATATATAAGTAAAATAGTAGAATATGACACTGACCTGTTAAAGGAGTACAAAGAGAATCAATTGCTTCTACAAACAGAAAAGGAGAGGCTTAATGAATTTGAGAAAGAGATGCTTTCGTTAAAAGACGAGATTAAACATAAAAAGAGCGGGGTGGAAGAGGAAAAAGATAAAAAGAGGACCCTTTTAAAAGACATAAGAAAGAAAAAGGATCTGCAGTTTGCAGCGATACGGGAAATGGAAGATGCATCCAAAGAGCTTCAATCATTTTTAGAGAGATTCAAGAATGATATAACCGGAGATGCCGCAAACAGTCATGGGGTCGGCTTTGCTGCTATGCAAGGGCGTCTGCCAATGCCTGTAAACGGGAAGATTGTTTCAATGTACGGAAAGGTAGAGCATCCTAAATTTCATACAATTACCTTTAATAACGGCATTGAGATAGAGGCCCGCTTGGGGACAGAGGTCAGGTCTGTATATAAAGGCAGAGTGGCATATTCAGGGTGGTTCAGAGGTTATGGAAAGGTTGTGATTATAGACCACGGCAACGGCTATTATACCCTGTTTGCCCGCCTTTCAAAGATTGTCAGGGATGTTGATTCCATCGTGGAGAAAGGCGATGTTATTGCGCTTGTGGGTGATACCGGACTAGTAAAGGAGCCGCATCTGTATTTTGAGGTAAGACAAAAGGGAATGCCGCTGGATCCGCTTAACTGGCTGGCATATAATACAAAACAAAAATAA
- a CDS encoding S41 family peptidase yields the protein MFKKMRGKRLIALAGMAVVISIFLWGINHRVSAVSTKAYENIRIFTDAISIVQENYAEEVDPKNLIYGAVKGMLQGLDPHSSFMAPEEYKEMQVETKGSFGGIGIEIGIRDGILTVIAPIEDTPAFIAGIKAGDRIVKIEDKYTKDMSINDAVKLMRGPKGAKVAIWILREGLKDPQEFSIIRDIITIKSVKYKSLEEGFGYIRISQFQEKTANDMEDALNKLGSKEGKLKGLIVDMRNNPGGLLQQAVEVSNKFLDKGLIVYTKGRVPGQDMRFEARPGGAHPPYPIIALVNGGSASASEIVAGALQDHKRAVILGTQTFGKGSVQTIIPLNDGSAIRLTTSKYYTPSGRSIQAKGIEPDIVVGDVVTKNHIKEKDLERHLQAEGGEPVKPEKEKKIKMEEKAEKEKVEAEDVQLKRALDYLKSWYIFQGIVQKPS from the coding sequence ATGTTCAAAAAGATGAGGGGGAAGAGGCTTATTGCTCTGGCTGGAATGGCAGTGGTAATAAGTATTTTTTTATGGGGAATAAATCACAGGGTCTCCGCTGTATCTACAAAGGCATATGAGAATATAAGAATATTTACAGATGCTATCTCTATTGTGCAGGAAAATTACGCTGAGGAGGTAGACCCAAAGAATCTTATCTACGGCGCAGTAAAGGGGATGCTCCAGGGGCTTGACCCCCATTCATCCTTTATGGCCCCGGAGGAATATAAAGAAATGCAGGTTGAAACAAAGGGTAGCTTTGGGGGGATCGGCATAGAGATAGGCATTAGGGACGGCATATTGACAGTTATTGCCCCAATCGAAGATACCCCGGCCTTCATAGCAGGAATAAAGGCAGGAGACAGAATAGTAAAGATAGAGGACAAATATACCAAAGATATGAGTATAAATGACGCTGTAAAGTTGATGCGGGGGCCAAAGGGGGCAAAGGTTGCCATCTGGATATTGAGAGAGGGATTGAAGGACCCGCAGGAATTTTCAATTATAAGAGATATTATTACAATAAAGAGCGTAAAGTATAAATCTCTTGAGGAAGGGTTTGGTTATATCCGCATTTCGCAATTCCAGGAAAAGACTGCAAATGACATGGAAGATGCCTTGAATAAGCTTGGTTCTAAGGAGGGAAAACTTAAAGGGCTTATCGTTGATATGAGGAATAATCCGGGCGGACTTTTGCAGCAGGCTGTAGAGGTTTCGAATAAGTTTTTAGACAAGGGATTGATTGTATATACAAAAGGGAGGGTCCCCGGTCAGGATATGAGATTTGAGGCAAGGCCTGGAGGCGCTCACCCTCCGTATCCGATAATCGCCCTGGTTAATGGCGGGAGCGCAAGCGCTTCGGAGATTGTTGCAGGGGCGCTGCAGGATCACAAAAGGGCCGTAATACTTGGGACACAGACATTTGGCAAAGGGTCGGTGCAGACCATTATACCATTAAACGACGGTTCGGCTATAAGGCTTACCACCTCTAAATACTATACCCCCTCAGGCAGGTCTATTCAGGCCAAAGGCATTGAGCCTGATATAGTGGTGGGAGATGTTGTGACAAAAAACCATATAAAAGAAAAAGATCTGGAAAGACATCTTCAGGCAGAAGGCGGCGAACCTGTAAAGCCTGAAAAGGAGAAGAAGATAAAGATGGAAGAAAAAGCTGAAAAAGAAAAGGTAGAGGCAGAGGATGTCCAGCTTAAGAGGGCATTGGATTATCTGAAGAGCTGGTATATATTCCAGGGAATAGTTCAAAAGCCGTCATAA
- a CDS encoding divergent polysaccharide deacetylase family protein, whose protein sequence is MAKTRKSKRGPLFLKALFIFGIALILFIIALMGFIIYSDYNPLPPQVAKIDKPPAPPVTVHIPKAKVAIVIDDMGQDIRQLRDILEIDAPISIAVLPFLPYSKDIATEAGSKGREVLLHLPMEPKDSNNNDPGKGAVFTDMTEAQVAEQVRRDIEAVPYITGVNNHMGSRFTEDERLMRIVLNIAKTKNLFFLDSKTTSKSTGYRLAKGMEVKAASRQVFLDNEEDINYIKDQILELVEIAKKRGSAIAIGHPHPSTIAALKEMIPLLNKDVDIVTVSSLIDSIKE, encoded by the coding sequence ATGGCAAAGACAAGAAAAAGTAAAAGGGGGCCTTTGTTTTTAAAGGCCCTCTTTATTTTTGGCATTGCGCTGATTCTTTTCATTATCGCCCTTATGGGGTTTATTATATATTCTGATTATAACCCTCTCCCCCCTCAGGTAGCAAAGATAGACAAACCTCCGGCGCCGCCTGTCACGGTTCATATTCCAAAGGCTAAGGTTGCAATAGTTATAGATGATATGGGCCAGGATATAAGGCAGCTGCGGGATATATTGGAAATAGATGCGCCAATATCAATCGCTGTTTTGCCTTTTTTGCCATATTCAAAAGATATTGCAACAGAGGCAGGCTCAAAAGGCAGGGAGGTCCTCCTGCATCTTCCCATGGAGCCAAAGGATTCTAATAATAATGACCCAGGGAAAGGGGCGGTGTTTACAGATATGACCGAGGCTCAGGTTGCCGAGCAGGTTAGGAGGGATATAGAGGCAGTTCCATATATTACAGGCGTAAACAACCACATGGGGTCAAGGTTTACAGAGGATGAGAGATTGATGCGCATAGTGCTGAATATAGCAAAGACAAAAAACCTCTTTTTCCTGGACAGCAAGACCACCAGCAAATCTACCGGTTACAGATTGGCAAAGGGAATGGAGGTCAAAGCGGCAAGCAGGCAGGTGTTTCTGGATAATGAAGAGGACATAAATTATATAAAAGACCAGATACTTGAACTTGTAGAGATTGCAAAAAAAAGGGGCAGCGCAATTGCCATAGGCCATCCGCATCCATCTACAATTGCAGCCCTGAAAGAGATGATCCCCCTGCTTAATAAAGATGTGGATATTGTAACTGTTTCTTCGCTAATTGACAGTATAAAGGAATAA
- a CDS encoding PfkB family carbohydrate kinase produces the protein MSILVVGSVAFDSVETPFGKADNVLGGSATYFSTSASYFSEVKLVAVVGEDFPDEHIDFLKNKGVDVNGLKRVQGKTFRWQGSYDYDLNEAHTLATHLNVFEKFKPEIPLAYQNTPYVFLANIDPVIQLDVLLQVEKPKFVACDTMNFWIEGKPQDLKRLLSKVDLFVLNEGEAREFAGEPNLVRAAKQILSYGPKTLIIKRGEYGALMFNGNSVFSAPAYPLESIFDPTGAGDSFAGGLMGYLANTDDTSEANIRQAIIFGSVMASFNVEDFSLNRMKTLTLKEIHDRYREFKQLTHFEDI, from the coding sequence ATGAGCATTCTTGTTGTTGGTTCTGTTGCATTTGATTCAGTTGAAACGCCGTTTGGGAAGGCAGACAATGTGCTTGGAGGGTCGGCAACCTATTTTTCAACATCTGCCAGTTATTTTTCTGAAGTTAAATTAGTGGCTGTAGTTGGTGAGGATTTTCCGGATGAGCATATTGATTTCCTGAAAAATAAAGGGGTGGATGTAAATGGCTTGAAAAGGGTGCAGGGAAAGACATTCCGCTGGCAAGGGAGTTATGACTATGATTTAAACGAAGCCCATACCCTTGCAACCCATCTGAATGTGTTTGAAAAATTCAAACCTGAGATACCATTGGCCTACCAAAATACACCGTATGTATTTCTTGCAAACATTGACCCTGTTATTCAATTAGATGTCCTTCTTCAGGTTGAAAAACCCAAATTTGTTGCATGCGATACAATGAATTTCTGGATAGAGGGCAAACCTCAGGACTTAAAAAGGCTTTTATCAAAGGTTGACCTCTTTGTTTTAAACGAAGGCGAGGCAAGGGAATTCGCCGGAGAGCCTAATCTGGTAAGGGCTGCAAAACAGATACTGTCGTACGGCCCGAAAACACTTATAATAAAAAGGGGGGAATACGGGGCGCTGATGTTTAATGGCAATTCCGTATTTTCCGCGCCGGCCTACCCGCTGGAATCAATATTTGACCCGACAGGCGCAGGAGACAGTTTTGCCGGGGGCCTGATGGGGTATCTTGCAAATACAGACGATACAAGCGAGGCCAATATAAGGCAGGCCATTATCTTCGGCAGCGTTATGGCGTCATTTAATGTGGAGGATTTCAGCCTGAACAGGATGAAAACATTGACTCTAAAGGAGATACATGACAGATACAGAGAATTTAAGCAATTGACCCATTTTGAGGATATATGA
- a CDS encoding C39 family peptidase, with translation MTKTTSKNHRGMAIAISFFLLYGCAPYTGIIKENTRQRSAEFTPKPDFYINNVPFFPQKRYYCGPASLASVMNFYGVSVSEEEIAKEVYNPKLSGALSMDILIYAKAKGFDAFYYKRSLEDIKKDISMGRPVILFLDLGYFFYPIRHYIVATGYNDEMGYLIAHSGMEKDKIFSYKEIQSAWEKTGFGTILVLPKGK, from the coding sequence ATGACAAAAACAACCTCTAAAAACCACAGGGGGATGGCGATAGCCATCTCTTTTTTTTTATTATATGGCTGCGCGCCCTACACCGGTATCATCAAAGAAAATACTCGTCAACGTTCGGCTGAGTTCACGCCAAAGCCGGATTTTTATATAAATAATGTCCCATTCTTTCCGCAGAAAAGATATTATTGCGGCCCGGCCTCGCTTGCAAGCGTAATGAATTTTTATGGGGTCTCTGTATCAGAAGAAGAAATAGCAAAAGAGGTTTATAATCCGAAGCTCTCCGGCGCCCTCTCAATGGATATCCTGATATATGCAAAGGCAAAGGGATTTGATGCCTTCTATTACAAGAGAAGTCTGGAAGATATAAAAAAAGATATATCCATGGGAAGACCTGTAATACTGTTTTTAGACCTGGGCTACTTTTTCTACCCTATAAGGCATTATATAGTGGCCACAGGATATAATGATGAAATGGGTTATTTAATAGCCCATTCAGGCATGGAAAAGGATAAAATATTTTCTTACAAGGAAATACAATCAGCATGGGAAAAAACAGGGTTTGGAACAATTTTGGTTTTACCAAAGGGAAAGTGA
- a CDS encoding tetratricopeptide repeat protein, with the protein MRRGYGRWAIGYGFTIAHCLLPIACFILWGCAGHQIIITKDPLKAEEHIKLAQVYETKGEIELAVEEYKKILEEDKTNPMAYFGLGNISYKKGKYTDAENYYKKAIATADADDPRNAMFYNNLSWIYIDTNKELKQAETLTQKAMLLDDEGGRIYLDTLGVIYTKLKEYAKAEEALLSALKNAPDDKTALRHINMHLFELYRTQGANDKMREIAERLKGLDK; encoded by the coding sequence ATGAGGAGAGGTTATGGGCGATGGGCTATAGGCTACGGTTTTACTATTGCCCATTGCCTATTGCCTATTGCCTGTTTTATTCTTTGGGGTTGCGCAGGCCATCAGATAATCATCACCAAAGACCCTTTAAAGGCTGAGGAGCATATAAAACTTGCTCAGGTTTATGAAACAAAAGGGGAGATAGAACTCGCGGTCGAAGAATATAAAAAGATATTAGAAGAGGACAAGACAAACCCTATGGCATATTTTGGATTAGGTAATATATCTTATAAAAAGGGCAAATACACAGATGCAGAAAATTATTACAAAAAGGCAATAGCAACCGCCGATGCGGACGACCCAAGAAATGCCATGTTCTATAACAATCTTAGCTGGATATATATTGATACTAACAAAGAACTAAAACAGGCGGAAACCCTGACTCAAAAGGCCATGCTTTTAGATGATGAAGGGGGCCGCATATATCTTGATACGCTCGGCGTTATATATACAAAATTAAAAGAGTATGCAAAGGCCGAGGAGGCGCTGCTCTCTGCCTTAAAAAATGCGCCTGATGATAAAACCGCCTTAAGGCATATTAACATGCACCTCTTTGAACTTTACCGGACACAAGGCGCTAATGATAAAATGCGCGAAATAGCTGAACGGCTTAAAGGGCTTGATAAATGA
- the pyrF gene encoding orotidine-5'-phosphate decarboxylase → MIIKPKDRLIFALDVPSLQEVKKWVRLLKGYAGVFKVGKELFTACGPKVIDTIHQSNGEVFLDLKFHDIPNTVAKAGAVAARLGVKMFNVHTLGGLDMMKAVRKAVDTACKKDNRPIILGVTILTSMNEKAMKEVGIQGPVKKRVLYLAGLAKKAGLDGVVASPLEAKDIKRRFGKDFIIVTPGIRMPDSKPDDQNRTMTPKQAIAAGADYIVVGRPIKEAKKPVEAARRILEEMRYNEAKI, encoded by the coding sequence ATGATAATTAAACCAAAAGATAGGCTTATATTCGCCCTTGATGTACCTTCTCTTCAGGAGGTAAAAAAATGGGTCAGGCTTCTTAAGGGATATGCCGGGGTATTCAAGGTCGGCAAGGAACTGTTCACAGCCTGCGGGCCAAAGGTTATAGATACAATACACCAAAGCAACGGCGAGGTGTTTCTTGATTTAAAATTTCATGATATCCCGAATACAGTCGCAAAGGCAGGGGCTGTTGCTGCCAGGCTTGGCGTAAAGATGTTCAATGTCCATACCCTTGGCGGTCTTGATATGATGAAGGCTGTCAGAAAAGCAGTAGATACAGCCTGTAAGAAAGATAACAGGCCTATTATCCTCGGCGTTACAATCTTAACAAGCATGAATGAAAAGGCAATGAAAGAGGTAGGCATACAGGGGCCTGTAAAAAAGAGGGTTCTCTATCTTGCGGGGCTGGCAAAAAAGGCAGGGCTTGACGGTGTTGTAGCATCGCCGTTAGAGGCTAAAGATATTAAAAGAAGGTTTGGAAAAGACTTTATCATAGTAACGCCCGGCATACGGATGCCCGACTCAAAACCAGATGACCAGAACCGCACTATGACGCCAAAACAGGCGATTGCCGCAGGCGCGGATTATATAGTGGTAGGCAGGCCGATAAAGGAGGCAAAAAAACCGGTTGAGGCGGCAAGAAGGATATTGGAAGAAATGCGATACAATGAAGCAAAAATCTAA
- a CDS encoding transcriptional regulator: protein MKQKSKRFEASTKKLHRLIAILRMLDSRERCTLKKLAEKFCISTRTIERDIEDLNSAGFSIIFVKEENTYKFTDSDYTLRDLDLNKDELAFMLIGRQFAHNLGKPFEKACQSLLKKAHKDTGIKTRERIKGVEEKPHFWVGMDQMEEFETVEKQYNAINEAMDRKQEVEILYKAMKNQEETRRNIAPYVLFFHEGLWYVIGYCHLRNEIRFLALDCIKEIKITNDSYTIPDDFDINEYFKPGWRMRRYGAPVEVVLKFSERYARWIKRRKWHPTRVIEEQKDGSIIFKVKVEGTVELKWWIYHWIPHVEVLSPPELKQEMIEEMRGMLEVYEKNA from the coding sequence ATGAAGCAAAAATCTAAAAGATTTGAAGCATCCACTAAAAAACTCCACAGGCTCATTGCCATCCTGCGTATGCTTGACAGCCGCGAAAGATGCACACTGAAAAAGCTTGCCGAGAAATTTTGTATTTCAACACGCACTATAGAAAGAGATATAGAAGACCTCAATTCAGCAGGGTTTTCCATTATCTTTGTCAAAGAAGAGAATACCTACAAATTTACCGACTCTGACTATACCTTAAGAGACCTTGACCTGAACAAAGATGAACTCGCCTTCATGCTTATCGGCAGGCAGTTTGCCCACAACCTCGGCAAGCCGTTTGAAAAGGCCTGCCAGTCGCTCCTAAAAAAGGCTCACAAAGATACCGGCATAAAAACCCGTGAACGAATAAAGGGGGTAGAGGAAAAGCCTCATTTCTGGGTGGGTATGGACCAGATGGAGGAATTTGAAACAGTTGAAAAACAGTATAATGCAATTAACGAGGCAATGGACAGAAAGCAAGAGGTTGAAATCTTATATAAAGCTATGAAAAACCAGGAAGAGACCAGAAGAAACATTGCGCCATATGTCCTATTTTTCCATGAAGGACTCTGGTATGTCATCGGATACTGCCATCTCCGCAACGAAATAAGATTCCTCGCCTTGGATTGCATTAAAGAAATCAAAATAACCAATGACTCCTATACTATCCCGGATGATTTTGATATCAACGAATATTTTAAGCCGGGCTGGCGCATGAGGCGATATGGCGCTCCTGTGGAAGTGGTTTTGAAATTCTCGGAACGCTATGCCCGATGGATAAAGCGCAGAAAGTGGCATCCCACACGGGTCATAGAGGAGCAGAAAGACGGTTCTATTATCTTTAAGGTAAAGGTGGAGGGAACAGTTGAACTCAAATGGTGGATATATCACTGGATACCGCATGTTGAGGTATTGTCTCCGCCAGAACTTAAACAAGAGATGATTGAGGAGATGAGGGGGATGCTGGAGGTTTATGAGAAGAATGCCTGA
- a CDS encoding DUF433 domain-containing protein, with amino-acid sequence MPTIQKSLRMPEEIIKEIEDLSRDSAMDFTAAVNELLEEALKMHRCPGVVFTEGTSGKRARIAGAGIEVWEVVAAYKSVGEDFKRLKKTYHWLTDQQLKTAIGYYRLYPEEIDAIVSENEGLTQKEIQRKYPFLSAGKQ; translated from the coding sequence ATGCCTACCATTCAAAAAAGTCTAAGGATGCCGGAAGAAATAATAAAAGAGATAGAAGACCTCTCAAGAGATTCTGCAATGGATTTTACCGCTGCAGTCAATGAACTTCTTGAGGAAGCGCTCAAGATGCACCGCTGTCCCGGCGTAGTATTTACTGAAGGCACGAGCGGAAAGAGGGCGAGGATTGCCGGCGCCGGCATTGAGGTATGGGAGGTTGTTGCAGCCTACAAAAGTGTTGGAGAGGATTTTAAGAGACTAAAAAAAACATATCACTGGCTTACAGACCAACAACTTAAAACTGCCATAGGATATTACAGGCTTTATCCTGAAGAGATAGATGCTATCGTATCTGAAAATGAAGGCTTAACCCAGAAAGAGATTCAAAGAAAATATCCATTTCTTTCGGCAGGCAAACAGTGA
- a CDS encoding DUF5615 family PIN-like protein codes for MKYYLDEDLSPNIAEILKKQGIDAVSVHEIEMTGASDLEQLEYAASKKRCMVTRNRNDFIRLTVQFFNENRPHFGVLIVPYSYPGDRLSSIADALKRYALNHKDGMSSYGIDFI; via the coding sequence GTGAAGTATTATCTTGATGAAGATTTAAGCCCTAATATTGCAGAAATCCTGAAAAAACAGGGTATAGACGCAGTAAGCGTCCATGAAATTGAGATGACAGGGGCAAGCGACCTTGAACAACTTGAATATGCGGCTTCTAAAAAACGGTGCATGGTAACACGCAATAGAAACGATTTTATCCGTCTTACTGTCCAGTTTTTCAACGAAAACAGACCTCACTTCGGCGTCTTGATCGTGCCATACTCTTACCCGGGAGACAGATTAAGCTCCATAGCAGATGCCCTCAAGCGATACGCCTTGAATCATAAAGACGGAATGTCATCTTACGGCATAGATTTTATTTAG
- a CDS encoding ParA family protein, whose protein sequence is MDMKYAFWNNKGGTGKTSLAFQSIVRYAEKYPTKRVLAIDICPQANLSELFLGGLNHSGSEKLLERQGRVPRCSLGGYFQLRLPSPYAPPAFNAQDFITKPSEYNGAISSNIDLVCGDPLLELQANAVNTLANGNIPGVNAWLAVIDWLKIFLDQLNNEYDTVFMDCNPSFSLYTQIALATTDRIILPVMADDSSRRAIQNAFSLIYGLKLPSEIYSSYAFATKLRAANRALPKVHLIAKNRLTQYMVGAATAYAAVLNAIQRDIESLIKTNPDIFTFDMIGNGFVEIRDFQTTGVVAFAKGQPFSKLVAGKQTINGHRVQVKEEYRQNSITSIEALVAHL, encoded by the coding sequence ATGGACATGAAATACGCTTTTTGGAATAACAAAGGTGGTACAGGCAAGACAAGCTTGGCATTTCAATCAATCGTGAGGTACGCAGAGAAGTATCCAACCAAGAGGGTTTTGGCCATAGACATTTGTCCACAGGCAAATTTGTCTGAGTTGTTTTTGGGCGGGTTGAACCACAGTGGGAGCGAGAAATTGCTTGAGCGACAGGGGCGTGTACCGCGATGCAGCTTGGGTGGGTACTTTCAGCTCCGTCTTCCATCACCGTATGCACCACCCGCGTTCAATGCCCAGGACTTCATCACCAAGCCTAGCGAGTACAACGGGGCAATCTCTTCTAATATCGATTTGGTGTGCGGTGATCCGCTGCTAGAGCTACAAGCCAACGCCGTCAACACATTGGCCAATGGGAACATACCGGGGGTAAATGCATGGCTTGCGGTTATTGATTGGTTAAAGATTTTTTTAGATCAACTCAATAACGAGTACGACACTGTTTTTATGGACTGTAATCCTAGCTTTTCTCTTTACACACAGATTGCCCTCGCAACAACGGATAGGATCATTTTGCCAGTGATGGCAGATGACTCTTCACGTCGAGCAATCCAAAACGCTTTTTCGCTTATTTACGGGTTAAAGCTGCCTTCCGAGATATATTCGTCCTATGCCTTCGCTACAAAACTCAGGGCAGCAAATCGGGCACTACCCAAGGTGCATCTAATTGCAAAAAATCGCCTGACACAGTATATGGTGGGAGCGGCCACAGCGTATGCAGCAGTGCTAAATGCTATTCAGCGCGACATTGAAAGCTTGATAAAAACCAACCCGGACATTTTTACATTTGATATGATTGGAAACGGTTTCGTCGAAATTAGGGACTTCCAAACAACCGGCGTCGTTGCTTTCGCGAAAGGCCAGCCGTTTTCAAAACTGGTTGCTGGGAAGCAAACCATAAATGGACATCGAGTGCAGGTAAAGGAAGAATACCGCCAAAATAGCATTACCTCAATAGAGGCACTCGTTGCTCATTTATAA
- a CDS encoding M20 family metallopeptidase → MQVTEVKTQILNILDGLKDRLFSLSCDFYRNPETGLKEYKTSLACISILEESGFKVYKNVAGLETAFNAGFGSKRPAIALLVEMDALPQIGHGCGHNISGVASIGAAIAVSNVISKIGGSIVVLGTPAEEIGVGKIAMIKAGVFEGLDAAMMAHPSSKRMVSRIFLGLIRLNLHFKGKASHASAYPEEGINALDAVIQTFNSINAMRQQLRGDVRIHGIITEGGAAPNIIPEKASASFYVRAKDLDELYSVKERVLNCARGAASATGCQLVIEEGADMNAPLKMNKAFADIYRRQMQSLGFQEDDLPLDKNAGSSDIGNVSHILPTIHPHILLRRDINIHTREFADATITEDGKNAIMEGAKCLALTAAELIADKTALDRVKQDFEAGDKA, encoded by the coding sequence AGAATATAAAACCTCTCTTGCCTGTATTTCCATATTGGAAGAATCCGGTTTTAAGGTTTATAAGAATGTCGCCGGACTTGAGACCGCATTTAACGCCGGTTTTGGCAGCAAAAGGCCTGCAATTGCCCTTCTTGTGGAGATGGATGCGCTACCACAAATAGGACACGGTTGCGGCCATAACATCTCAGGTGTTGCGTCCATCGGCGCTGCCATTGCGGTTTCAAATGTGATTTCAAAGATAGGCGGAAGCATAGTTGTGCTTGGCACGCCTGCAGAGGAGATTGGTGTAGGGAAGATTGCCATGATAAAGGCGGGTGTATTCGAAGGGCTTGATGCAGCAATGATGGCGCATCCGTCTTCAAAGCGGATGGTGTCAAGGATTTTTCTTGGCCTAATCAGGCTTAATCTTCATTTCAAAGGCAAGGCAAGCCATGCATCTGCATATCCTGAAGAGGGTATAAATGCTCTTGATGCTGTTATCCAGACCTTTAATTCCATAAATGCCATGAGACAGCAGTTGAGAGGCGATGTAAGGATTCACGGCATTATAACCGAGGGAGGCGCAGCGCCAAATATAATCCCTGAAAAGGCCTCTGCCAGTTTTTATGTCAGGGCAAAGGATTTAGACGAGCTTTATTCTGTAAAAGAAAGGGTCTTAAATTGCGCAAGAGGCGCTGCATCGGCAACAGGCTGTCAATTGGTTATAGAAGAAGGCGCTGATATGAATGCGCCGTTAAAGATGAACAAGGCATTTGCGGACATATACAGAAGGCAGATGCAATCCCTTGGCTTTCAGGAAGATGATCTCCCTCTGGATAAAAATGCAGGCTCATCTGACATCGGCAATGTATCTCATATCTTGCCTACAATCCATCCGCACATACTTCTCAGGAGGGATATAAATATCCATACAAGGGAATTTGCAGATGCGACAATTACAGAGGACGGCAAAAACGCCATTATGGAAGGGGCAAAATGCCTGGCATTGACAGCAGCGGAGCTGATTGCTGATAAGACTGCGCTGGATAGGGTGAAACAGGATTTTGAAGCCGGAGATAAGGCTTAA